A genome region from Arachis duranensis cultivar V14167 chromosome 6, aradu.V14167.gnm2.J7QH, whole genome shotgun sequence includes the following:
- the LOC107493690 gene encoding dual specificity phosphatase Cdc25, which yields MARSITYITGSQLLALRRQPNIAIVDVRDEERICDGHISSSLHFPSDTFSDNMPNLLHQVKGKDTLVFHCALSQVRGPTCARKLVNYLEESKEDAGIKNIMVLERGFNGWEASGRPVCRCTNVPCKEHGAA from the exons ATGGCACGCAGCATAACGTACATAACTGGATCGCAGCTTCTGGCTCTTCGGCGGCAACCCAACATCGCGATCGTTGATGTGAGGGACGAGGAGAGGATCTGCGATGGCCACATCTCTTCCTCTCTCCATTTCCCCAGCGACACTTTCTCCGACAACATGCCTAACCTTCTCCACCAGGTTAAAGGCAAAGACACCCTCGTCTTCCACTGTGCTCTCAGCCAG GTTCGGGGACCAACTTGTGCTCGAAAGCTTGTCAATTATCTTGAGGAAAGTAAGGAAGATGCCGGGATAAAGAACATCATGGTCTTGGAACGCGGCTTTAATGGTTGGGAAGCTTCTGGGAGGCCTGTTTGTCGCTGCACTAATGTTCCTTGCAAGGAGCATGGGGCTGCATAA
- the LOC107493689 gene encoding LOW QUALITY PROTEIN: uncharacterized protein LOC107493689 (The sequence of the model RefSeq protein was modified relative to this genomic sequence to represent the inferred CDS: inserted 2 bases in 1 codon): MDNPFDHHVPPPHATVTAADYGVSDDDEDEEEEEEEEEEEEEEEEEEEEDDNEEDEDSSPRAFPVAPSTTSNPQPIVITVESQSHSSFGDDEVSNKRRKTEGREASSSSLAIDGSQGSEWNRTDIDGLFCPICMEAWTNSGDHQICCLPCGHIYGMSCIKRWLQQRRSTGKCPQCNIKCSLKDVRKLYASRVVTVDDESQKKIRLLEAKCAALESKGADWRVKEAIWRKREAAYRLEIQKLKAILLDMERMHFELIDGTQDYQWRSEKEQNFSLKSHVKASFCNFALQKTFNMDDARVFDMDVSNQILLIARKPRVIGGADFLTKMSLIPPFDMEDILLPSTTEGIRDLHISPSDRSLALYASTGKKLSVLSVQSKNTVVNYDLQVPPWSCSWDLNNSHYMYTGLQNGSVLVFDIRQTAGPMKSLVGLTSNPVHTVHSLLQTSCLPNSILSASAIGLCQWNIDSEEGPFMLPESDNQGVCISLAYCPSSDDVVVEXQRTDYFKKMGSSNANPSKIRFPKHTIIDIEGQRSLFAAVDEATFELILHELPSFSVNQRFKLPAQARDIRYSRSCGILGCLSETTLQLFYTKVL; the protein is encoded by the exons ATGGACAATCCCTTCGACCACCATGTTCCTCCGCCACACGCCACCGTCACCGCAGCTGACTACGGAGTCTCCGATGACGACGAGgacgaagaagaggaagaggaagaggaagaggaagaggaagaggaagaagaagaagaagaagaagatgacaaCGAAGAGGACGAAGATTCATCGCCTAGGGCTTTCCCAGTGGCTCCTTCCACAACTTCTAATCCACAGCCAATTGTTATCACCGTGGAATCGCAGTCGCATAGCAGCTTCGGAGACGACGAAGTAAGCAACAAGCGCCGCAAAACGGAAGGCCGAGAGGCGTCGTCTTCGTCTTTGGCAATTGATGGCAGTCAAGGCAGCGAGTGGAACCGCACTGACATTGACGGCCTCTTCTGCCCTATCTGTATGGAAGCTTGGACCAACAGCGGCGACCACCAAATCTG TTGTCTTCCTTGTGGACACATATATGGTATGTCTTGTATAAAAAGATGGCTTCAACAGCGACGAAGTACAGGCAAG TGTCCACAATGCAATATAAAATGCTCATTAAAGGATGTGAGGAAGCTCTATGCATCTCGAGTAGTTACTGTTGATGATGAATCTCAGAAG AAAATTCGGTTGCTTGAAGCCAAATGTGCTGCACTGGAAAGTAAG GGTGCTGATTGGCGTGTGAAAGAGGCTATATGGCGGAAAAGAGAAGCTGCATACCGTCTGGAAATCCAGAAGCTTAAAGCG ATACTACTGGATATGGAGAGAATGCATTTTGAACTCATAGATGGCACTCAGGATTATCAGTGGAGATCTGAAAAGG AGCAAAATTTTAGCTTAAAGTCCCATGTAAAAGCATCTTTTTGCAATTTTGCATTACAG AAAACATTTAATATGGATGATGCACGAGTATTTGATATGGATGTATCCAATCAAATTTTACTAATTGCACGAAAGCCAAGGGTGATAGGTGGAGCAGACTTTCTAACTAAA ATGAGCTTGATACCTCCATTCGATATGGAAGATATCTTATTGCCTTCTACTACAGAGGGTATTAGAGACCTACATATTTCTCCTTCTGATAGAAGCCTAGCCCTCTATGCTTCAACAGGGAAGAAGTTATCAGTGCTCAG TGTGCAGAGCAAgaatactgttgtcaactatgATCTACAG GTTCCTCCTTGGTCATGTTCTTGGGATCTCAACAATTCACATTACATGTATACTGGACTTCAG AATGGTTCTGTCTTGGTGTTTGATATACGACAAACTGCAGGACCCATGAAGTCTTTAGTTGGATTGACTAGCAACCCTGTTCATACTGTTCATTCTCTTCTGCAAACTTCATGTCTTCCTAACTCCATCTTATCTGCATCTGCCATTGGCCTTTGTCAGTGGAACATTGATTCTGAAGAAGG gCCATTCATGCTTCCTGAATCTGATAACCAAGGAGTTTGTATATCCCTTGCCTATTGCCCTAGCAGTGATGACGTTGTTGTAGA ACAGCGCACTGATTATTTCAAAAAGATGGGTTCCTCGAATGCCAATCCAAGTAAAATTCGATTTCCAAAACATACTATTATAGACATAGAGGGTCAAAGAAGTTTGTTTGCAGCTGTAGATGAAGCAACATTTGAATTGATCTTGCACGAGCTGCCTTCTTTTAGCGTCAACCAACGATTCAAACTGCCTGCTCAGGCTCGTGATATTAGGTACTCTCGGAGCTGTGGAATTCTTGGCTGTTTGAGTGAGACGACATTGCAACTTTTCTACACCAAAGTCTTGTGA